A genomic region of Pongo pygmaeus isolate AG05252 chromosome 7, NHGRI_mPonPyg2-v2.0_pri, whole genome shotgun sequence contains the following coding sequences:
- the PPP1R3B gene encoding protein phosphatase 1 regulatory subunit 3B — MMAVDIEYRYNCMAPSLRRERFAFKVSPKPSKPLRPCIQLSSKNEASGMVAPAVQEKKVKKRVSFADNQGLALTMVKVFSEFDDPLDIPFNITELLDNIVSFTTAESESFVLDFSQPSADYLDFRNRLQADHVCLENCVLKDKAIAGTVKVQNLAFEKTVKIRMTFDTWKSYTDFPCQYVKDTYAGSDRDTFSFDISLPEKIQSYERMEFAVYYECNGQTYWDSNGGKNYRIIRAELKSTQGTTKPHSGPDLGISFDQFGSPRCSYGLFPEWPSYLGYEKLGPYY, encoded by the coding sequence ATGATGGCTGTGGACATCGAGTACAGATACAACTGCATGGCTCCTTCCTTGCGCCGAGAGAGGTTTGCCTTTAAGGTCTCGCCAAAGCCCAGCAAACCGCTGAGGCCTTGTATTCAGCTGAGCAGCAAGAATGAAGCCAGTGGAATGGTGGCCCCAGCTGTCCAGGAGAAGAAGGTGAAAAAGCGGGTGTCCTTCGCAGACAACCAAGGGCTGGCCCTGACAATGGTCAAAGTGTTCTCAGAATTCGATGACCCGCTAGATATCCCATTCAACATCACCGAGCTCCTAGACAACATTGTGAGCTTCACGACAGCAGAGAGCGAGAGCTTTGTTCTGGATTTTTCCCAGCCCTCTGCAGATTACTTAGACTTTAGAAATCGACTTCAGGCCGACCACGTCTGCCTTGAGAACTGTGTGCTCAAGGACAAGGCCATTGCAGGCACTGTGAAGGTTCAGAACCTCGCATTTGAGAAGACCGTGAAAATAAGGATGACGTTCGACACCTGGAAGAGCTACACAGACTTTCCCTGTCAGTACGTGAAGGACACTTATGCCGGTTCAGACAGGGACACGTTCTCCTTCGACATCAGCTTGCCTGAGAAGATTCAGTCTTATGAAAGAATGGAGTTTGCTGTGTACTACGAGTGCAATGGACAGACGTACTGGGACAGCAACGGAGGCAAGAACTATAGGATCATCCGGGCTGAGTTAAAATCTACCCAGGGAACGACCAAGCCCCACAGTGGACCGGATTTGGGAATATCCTTTGACCAGTTTGGAAGCCCTCGGTGTTCCTATGGTCTGTTTCCAGAGTGGCCAAGTTACTTAGGATATGAAAAGCTAGGGCCCTACTACTAG